A genome region from Lucilia cuprina isolate Lc7/37 chromosome 3, ASM2204524v1, whole genome shotgun sequence includes the following:
- the LOC124418864 gene encoding uncharacterized protein LOC124418864, translated as MFATQSMSKKFSILLAVSITILLLLVVVVIVVTGSSCAALRNCDSFKPVCATNKYEHQFFYSQCDMVRENCMTGTNWKRDHFSHCNVNS; from the exons ATGTTTGCTACTCAAAGCATGTCGAAAAAATTCTCCATACTGCTGGCAGTTTCTATTACCATTCTGTTGCTGTTGGTAGTTGTGGTGATTGTAGTCACCGGGAGTTCATGTGCCGCTCTAAGAAATTGCGATTCATTTAAGCCCGTTTGTGCCACAAATAAATATGAACATCAATTCTTTTATAGCCAGTGTGATATGGTACGAGAAAATTGCATGACCGGAACAA aCTGGAAACGTGATCATTTTTCACATTGCAATGTAAATAgctaa